Below is a genomic region from Ketogulonicigenium vulgare WSH-001.
GGCGCTGGCGGCGGCGGTGCCGGTGATGCCATTGACCGAGACGTAATAGACAAAGCCCGATGTGTTTTGCAGCACCGTCGGCAGGCGCGCATTATCGGTGGTGGGCGTCGCCAAGCGGATGAAGTTGATATCGTAATCGCGGGCGGGGATGCACAGCTCGCTGTCTTCCTCGGGCGGCAGGTCGACGACGATCAGACCGTCGATGCCCGCCTCGCGCGCGTCGGACAGGAACCGCGTCACGCCGCGCGAATAGATCGGGTTGTAATAGCCCATCATCACGACGGGGGTCGTATTGTCGACCTTGCGCAGCGCGCGCACGATATCCAGTGTCTTTTCCAGCGTTTGGCCGCCGTCCAGCGCGCGTTGGCCCGCCGCCTGAATGGTCAGGCCATCGGCCATCGGATCGGTAAAGGGCATACCCAGTTCGATAATATCGACGCCAGCGGCGGGCAGGCCTTTCACGATCTCCAGCGATGTTTCATAATCGGGGTCGCCCGCCATCACGTAAGAGACAAAGGCCTTGCGCCCCTCGGCGCGAAGCTGGGCGAATTTGGCATCAATGCGCGACATAGCGATCCCCGATTAAGTTGGGTCTGGTTTGTGACAAGCGCGCCGAAATTGCAATGGGGAGTTGCCCGGATGAAGCTGTCATTCACCCTGACCGACGCGCCTGACGCCGCCATGCGTGATCGGTTGGGCGCGGCGCTGGCCGCCTTTAACGCGGGCGATGCCGGCCCGTCTGAAAAGCGCGATTTGGTGATTTTTGTGCAGGACGAGGCGGGTGTGCTGCGCGCAGGTCTGAACGGCTTTACCGCTTGGGGGTGGCTCTATACGCAATGGCTGTGGGTGGACGAGGCCGCGCGCGGGCAGGGCATGGCGCGCCGCCTGCTGGACATGGCCGAGGCCGAGGCGCGGGCGCGCGGCTGCCACGGCGCCTGGATCGATACGTTCAGCCCGCATGCGCTGCACGTCTACCAGCGCGCGGGCTATGCGGTCTTTGGGGTGCTGCCCGATTTTCCACCGGGCCGCGCGCGGTCGTTCTTGCAAAAAAGCCTTTAGGGCGCCAGGCGACCGCCTGTCAGCGGCTGCGGCGCGCCGGTGGTGGTCGGAAAGCTAATCGGCAACCCGCGCAGCACTCGCACGGCAAGGAAAGCAAAGCATTCCGCCTCGACCGCATCGCCGCGCCAGCCCAGATCCTCGGCGGGGCGGGCGGTGACGCGGGCGCGTTCCTCGATCATGCGCATCAGCGTCGGATTATGCCGCCCGCCGCCCGAGACGAATATGTTTGAGGGCCGATGCGGCAGCATATCCAGTGCGCGGCCAACGGCACCGGCGGTAAAAGCGGTCAGGGTCGCCGCGCCATCTTCCAAGGACAGGCCCTTGGCCATATCGGCGGTAAAGTCAAAGCGATCCAGCGATTTGGGATAGGCTTTGGACAGGTAGGGATGCTGCAGCAGCGCGCTCAGACGATCTTCGTCGACGTGGCCCGCCGCGCCTAGCGCGCCGCCAACATCCATATCGCCCGCGCCGTGCAGCTTGACCCAGTCATTCAGCGGCGCATTCGCGGGGCCTGTGTCGAAACCGATGACCTGATCCGCGCCATCCGTCCAAGTGACATTGGCAACGCCGCCAAGGTTCAGGATCGCCGCCTCATCGCGGGTATCAGCCCCGCGCAGCAGGGCGGCGTGATAGGCACAGGCCAGCGGCGCGCCTTGGCCGCCGAACTCCATGTCGCGGCTGCGGAAGTCATAGGCGACGCGCGTGCCGGTGATCTGCGCCATCAGCGCACCATTCCCGAGTTGCCGCGTCTGGCCAATGCGATCCGGCGTCGGCGCGCGGTGCAGCACAGATTGGCCGTGAAAGCCGATGATACCAATATCGGACATCTCCAGACCCGCCGATGTGACCAAATCCATGACCGCCTGCGACTGGGCGCGGGTCAGGACATCCTCGGCCTCGGCAAAGATCGCGGGCTCCGGCCCCTCGAAATTCCAGACGCGCGCGGCGGCCAGCGTTTCTTCCAGCAGATCACGGGTCGCGCGGGGATAGGGGGCGAGGGTATAGCGGCCGAATTCCGAGATCGTCTCCCCATCGGTGCGCAGCAGTGCCACGTCGATATTACCGTCCAGCACGGTGCCGGTCATCAAGCCGACGGACCAGATTGCCTCAGCCATTGATCAGATCTCCTACCTCTTGGCGCAGCGCGAAAATGCCGCTGTCGAAATGGCGCGTCGGGTGGACGCGGTTGGTCAGCAGCGTCCAGGCATGGCCGCGCGCGAAATCGACCCACAGGCCGGTGCCGGTAAAGCCGGTGTGCCCGATGGTGTCCTCGCTGCATTTGCCGCCGCCCGACCAGCCCTCAAACGGCTTTTCCCAGCCATGGGTGCGGTGGCCGGTCACGGTCTGCCGCATCAGGCGCACATCGGCGTCATCTTCGCGGGAGAGGAGATCGGCGGCAAAGCCCAGCACTGCATCAGCCGTGCCGAACAGGCCCGCATGGCCCGATCCTTGCAGCGCCCAGCAGTTTTCGTCATGCACTTCGCCAACCAGAATGCGCTGGCGCAAGGTGCAATATTCGGTCGCGGCGGCATGGCTCGGGTCCGCAGAAAAGGCAAAGCCGGGGCCTGCATCCATCTGCCGGATCGTCTTACCCGCCAGCCGTTCCAGCGCGATGCCCAGCAGGATGTAGTTGATATCGGAATAGACCGGCGCCTCGAGCCGTCGCCATTCGCGTTGCAGCACAAAGGCGCGCAGGCGCTGCGGGTCATCGCCGTAAGTATAGATCGGCTCGACCGCTGGAAACGCCGTGGCATGGCCAAGGCAGTCGCGAAAGGTGACCTGACGCTCCCAACATTTGGGGTCGTATTGACGGAAATCGGGAATGACCGAGGTGATCGGCGCATCGAGGTCGATCTTGCCCTGCACCGCCAGTTGCAAAATGCGCGCGGTGGTAAAGATCACCTTGGACACGGATGCAAGGTCGAACCATGTGCCCGTCGTCATCGGCCGCGCCTCCGGCACGGTCTGGGCGTGACCCACGGCGCGGAAATGGCGGGTGCCGTCACGGGTCACAAGGCCGAGCACCGCCCCCGGAATGCGACCTGTGTTAATGTGCTGTTCAACGGCGGCAAAAGCCTGATCGAATGGTGTCATACTTCACTTCTCGACATGTGATCGGGGCCGTGCTGCACCCATCTGGGCGCGGCAGGCTCGTATCCTTTGGGCCGGACCAGCGAGGGGATCTCGGTGGTGTTCAGCGCGAAATCCTGATGGCGGCGGTGCGTCGATGGCACGGCAGCGATCAAGTGCTGGGTATAGCTGTGCTGCGGATTTGACAGCACGCTTTTGGCGGCGCCAACCTCGACCATCTGGCCCGCGAACATGACGGCGACACGGTGGACGATGCGTTCGATCACCGCCATATCATGCGAGACGAACAGATAGGCGAGGCCGAATTCCTGTTGCAGATCCACCAGCAATTCCAGCACCTTGGCCTGCACGGATACATCCAGCGCCGACACCGCCTCGTCCAGCACCAGCACTTTGGGGTTCAACATCAGCGCCCGCGCAATACAGATGCGCTGGCGCTGCCCGCCAGAGAACTGGTGTGGATAGCGGGTCAGGCTATCTTCGGGCAGGCCGACGCGGGCAATCAGCCGCTGCATCTGCGCGCGATCGGCATCGCTTAGGGTCTTGTTGCGGGCGATGACAGGTTCCGCCAGAATTTCCGCCACTTTCAGACGCGGGTTCAGCGAGGCATTGGGGTTTTGGAACACCATCTGCACCGCGCCATCCGCGTTGCCGCGCACTTCGCCGCGCAACACCGGCACAAGGTTCAAGATCGCGCGGGCGGTGGTGGATTTGCCCGAGCCGCTTTCGCCGACAATGCCCAATGTCTCGCCGCGGCGCAGGGTAAAGCCGATCCCCTCGACCGCATGGACCGCGCCCGCGCTGCGGCGCAAAAAGCCGCCCGAGACCGGAAAGCGCACGGTCAGCCCATCCACATCCAGCAGCACGGGCGCGGCCGCGTCATTGTCATGCCTGACGGCATCGCCGCCCGCGAAATGCGGCACGGCGCGCAGCAGATGCTGGGTATAGGGATGCTGCGGCGCGTCCAAAATCTGATCCAGCGCGCCATATTCCACCGCAACGCCGTTCTGCATCACCATCACCTTATCCGCGATGGCGGCGACAAGGCCGATGTCATGGGTGATGAAAATCATCCCCATACCCGAGGCGCGCCCCAGCTCGGCCAGCAGGGCCATGACTTGGGCCTGCGTCGTCACATCCAGCGCGGTTGTCGGCTCGTCCGCGATCAGTAGGCGCGGGTTGCAAGCCAGCGTCATTGCGATCATCACGCGTTGCAGCATCCCGCCCGACAGCTGATGCGGAAAGTTGCGCAGCCGCCGCGCCGCATCGGGAATGCGCACGCGCTCCAGCGCTTTTTGCGCCGCTGCCATCGCCGCTGCGCCATGCAAGGCGTGGTGCAGACGAAAGGCCTCGGCCACCTGTTCGCCGATGGTCAGCACGGGGTTCAGCGAGGTCATCGGCTCTTGAAAGATCATGCCGATTTCCGCGCCGCGCAATGTCTCCATCACGCTTTCGGGGGCGGTGGCGATATCAACCTGGCTTCCGTCGCGGCGGGTGAAGTCAATCGCGCCGCCCAGCACTTGACCGCCTGCAAAATCCACCAGCCGGTTCACCGCGCTGCAGGTGACCGATTTGCCCGATCCGCTTTCGCCGACAATCGCCAGCACCTCGCCTGCGGCAAGGTCGAAACTGACGCCGCGCACAACCTCGGTCACGGATTTGCGGCCAAAGCCGACCCGCAGGTCTTTCACTGAAAGCAGGGTCATGCCGTCCGCTCCTGCGCGCGCGGGTCAAGGATATCGCGGAGCGCATCCCCCAAAAGGTTAAATCCAAGGATGATCAGCATGATCGTCAGCGCCGGAAAAGCCATCATCCACGGTGCCATCTCCATCATATTGCGGCTTTCCGACAGCATCAGCCCCAGGCTGGGGGCGGGGGGCTGCACGCCAAGGCCTAGGAACGAGAGGCCCGCCTCGGTCAGAAAGGACCACGCCAGCGCCAGCGTCACCTGCACCGTCAAAGGCGCGATCAGGTTCAGCATCAGGTGGCGGCGCAGGATATAGCTGCGGGACGAGCCAAAGGTGCGCGCCGCATCGACAAAATCGCGCGATTTCAGTGACAAGGCAGGGCCGCGCACCACGCGGGTAAAGATCGGCATATAGACCAGCGCAATGGCAAAGATCGACGTCCACAGCCCCGCGCCCAGCACGGTGATGATCAGCATCGCCAGCAGGATCGACGGAAAGGCCAGCAGCACATCCATGCCGCGCATAATGCCGCCATCGGTATTGCCGCCAAACCATGCGGCCAGCAGCCCCAGCACCGTGCCGATCACCGCCGCAATCGCGACAGAGGCAAAGGCGACGATAAAGCTTTGTCCCACTGCCATCATCAACCGGCTAAGGACATCGCGCCCGAATAGATCGGTGCCCATCAGGTAGGTGCCATTTGGCGCGCGCATCCGATCAATGCGGAATTGCTGCAAGGGATCATGCGGTGTCAGGCCCGTCAGGCCCATGACCGCCAGCACCAAAAACACCAGCACGATCAGCCCGCCGATACGGCCGCTGGGGTGTTGCCAGATACGTTTTAGCATATCAGCGCCCCTCCAGCCGGATGCGGGGATCTAGTGCGACATAAAGCAGATCGACCAGCAAATTTACCACCAGAAAGTTCAGCGCGATGAACAGGATAGATCCCTGTACCATCGCATAGTCACGTTGCCCGATTGCCTCCAGCACCACACGTCCAAGGCCGGGCAGGGCAAAGATCTGCTCAACAATCACCGCGCCGCCCAGCAGATAGCCGAACTCGACCCCGCTGAGGGTCACAACAGGAATCAGTGCATTGCGCAGCGCGTGTTTCCAGATCACGTTGCGCCGCTTGACGCCCTTGGCGCGGGCGGTGCGGACGTAATCCTCGCCCAAAACATCCAGCATGGACGAGCGCGAAATCCGCGTGACCGAAGCGGCAAATGAAAACCCAAGGATCAGCGCAGGCAGCGAGAGCTGCGCCAGACTGCCCAGCGGGTCATCCAAAAACCTGACCGGCCGCCCCATGACCGGCAGGATGCCAAAGCCTGCCGACAGGATATAGATAATCACAAGCCCGATGACGAAATTCGGCGTCGATTGCCCGATCATCGCCACGATGCGCAGGATGATGTCCGACAGTCGATCTTGGCGCGTGGCCGCGTAAATCCCCGCAGGCAGGCCGATGATCAGGGCGATCACCAGCGACATGACCGCCAGTTGCAGCGTCATCGGAAAGCGGTCGCCGATCACATCCAGCACCGGGCGACCAAAGGTCGTGGACAGGCCGAAATCGCCCTGCACCACGCCCCAGATCCACCGCCCGTATTGGACAAACCAATTCTGGTCGATGCCGAAATAGGCGGCCAGCGACGCGCGCTGGGCCGGTGTCAAAAGCCCCGATTCCGTTCCCAGCATCGCCGTGATCGCATCGCCGGGTATCAGGCGGATCGCGACGAAGACCAGGATCGAGACACCCAGCATGATCAGCGGGAAGGTGACCAGCCGGCGTAGGAAATATGTCATCGGGGCTTCTGCCTGATTAGTTCAAAGTAACGCTGGACAGCGAGAACAGCGAGCCCTGCGGCGTCGGCACAAAGCCCGTCACATTGTCGCGCAGCGCCGAATAGGCATAGGCGGTGTACAGCCAAACCCATGGCGCAGCCTCGGCCAGGTGGGCCTCGAACGCGGCGAAAATCTCGCGCCGGGCGTCCAGATCAGATTCCGCGCGACCCGCCTGCATCAGCTCGTCCAGTTCATCATCGATATAGCCCGCGACGCCCTGCAGGTTGCCTGCCTTTGTCCAATAGCGGTTATACATGGTGAACGGATCGGGCTGGCCGCCGTTCAGCGCGACCGCCATATCGAAATCACCCTTCAGCCAGGTGTCGACATAGACGCTCAGCTCCATCATCTTGATGTCGATGCTGATGCCGATCTCGGCCAGTTGCGACTGGATCACCTGCGCCTCGGATGCGGCGGTGGGCGGCTCGCCGGTGGCAACGACGACGGTTGTCGAGAAACCATCGGCAAAGCCCGCCTCGGCCATCAGGGCACGGGCCTGTTCGATATCCTGTTCATAGCAGAACAAATTGGCGGGATCGGTGCGATAGGCGGGCATGGTGAGGGGCCCAGTGACGCTGCCTTCGCCGATCATGGCGGTGTCCAGCACGTCCTGGCGGTCGATGGCGCAGGAAATCGCCTGACGCACGGCCAGATTATCAAACGGGGGGCGCGAGGCATTCAGTTGCAGCACATGATACGACAATTGCGGCGTGCGGTTCAGGGTCAGACCCGCTTGGCTGGGCACCAGCGTCGCGATCAGCGGATCGTTCAGCAGCGCGAAATCCGTCTGTCCCGCGCGCAGCGAGGCAAGGATCGCGGATTCGTCAGGCAGCACCGAAATCTCTATCCCGTCATAGCTGACATCGCCGCCCGCCCAATGTTCATTGACGCCAAGGCTGGCGCGGCTGTTCGGCTCCCACGCGGTCAAGGTGAACGGGCCCGAACCCACGACCGACGTGCCGACCGAGCCATCGGCGATCGCCGCCGCTGGCACGATCGAGGCATTGGCCGATGACATCGCCGTCAGCAGCGGCACATCGGCCAGCGACAGGTTGAACACCACGGTCAGATCGTCGGGTGTGTCGATGCTGGCAATGGCGCCGAAATTCGCGCGCGCCGAGGCGCCGGTTGCCTCGTCCAAAATCCGCTCGAACGTGGCTTTGACGTCGGCCGCGGTGACCTGCGTCCCGTCCGAAAATTTCGCATCCGGGTCAAGTTTGAAGGTCAGCGTCTGGGAATCATTGGTGAATTCCCAGCTTTCGGCAATAGCGCTTACGATGTTCAGATCGGCGTCAAGGCGCACCAGCGGCTCGTAGACCAGCTCCATTAGGCGCAGCGACGGGAAGGCGGTTTGCTTGTGCGGGTCGATGCCGGTCGCATCCTGCGCCCAGGCAAAACGCAGCACTTCGGCGCTGGCAGGCATGGCGGCCAAGGCGCCGCAGGCGGCCAGTGCAAGGCCGGACAGACGCGTAGCGTTCAAAAATGTCATTATGGGTCCCCTCCGCGGACAGTTGGGCAGGGGCCGATGTTAGACTCGGCGCCCGTGAATGCCTGCGCCAAGTTTGGCACAGGCCGCAGGCGTCGTCACGGGGTCAGTTCGCCCAGTTACGCTTGCGCGTGGTGCGGCCGATGCCGGGGTTCATCGTATTGGTCGGGTCAAGGCTGCGATAGAAATCCACCAGTGCGGGTTTCGCATCATAAAGATGCCCGACGTTATGTTCGGACGGGAATTCAACGCCCCGCGCCGCCAGATGCGCGATAATATCCGCCTCGACCTTGTGCCAGTCCCAGCCCTTTTTGATCGCGTAATCATAGTGGAACACCATGCACAGGAAGTGACCGGCGGCCATCGTCATCTCGATCGCGGGGCGCACCTCGACGGGCAGATCCTCGCGCCAGTCGTCAATGTTGCGGGGCAGGGCCATGTCCAGCGAGACAAGGTTATCCAGCCTTTTGTGATGCACAGCGCGATAGCGGACCGACGATCCCGCGACCGCATAGCGGTGACGAAAGGCGGCGTCAGCCTCGTCATCCGTGCATTCAAAGAAATCGCCGGTGGCATTCGGGAAACGGGCGGCAAGCCAAGCGCGGGCCTCGTCAATGCCGGTGCCATCCATGCGCAGCAGGATGTGGTGTTCGTATTTGGCGGCGAAGTCGTTCATCCGCTTGGGCAGGTGGTTCGGCAGGATACCCATCAGCCCGTTCAGCATCACATCTGACAGATTATCGCCCAGTCCGATGCGTTTTGTGAACGCGTCAAAGCCTGATTTCAGGCGATAAAGCGTGCTCATCCGCTCGGTCCCTGCGTATTTCAGCGCGAGGAAAATGTCCTTGCCGTATTTCACCGCTAGCTCATAGGCGTCGCGGCGGATGTATTCGCCTGCGACCGGCTGCGTCTGGAATGCGGTCAGCACGGCGCGGCGCAGATCCGAGAGTTCATTGGAATCGTTCGATCCGATGTAGAACACTTTGCTGGGGCCGCCCGAGGGGAAAGTGTCCAGCCGCACCGCAAAGACACACAGCTTGCCTGCGCTGCCCGACGCCTCGTCCAGCAGGCGCGGGTCGTTGTTGTAGCGCGCAGGCGTCGGCGCATCCAAATCGCGGACGATCTGCGCATAATCGGGGTCCGAGGCGCGCTTGCCCGCGTCGAACAGCACATCGGTCGCATCGTAATCGCCCGCATCCAGCCGCGCGAGGATCGTCTCGGCCGCCTCGCCAAGGGTGATGTCGAGGTGGTTGACCAGTTCAGCGCGGCCATCCGCTGTCACCCGCGCATAAAGCGCCAGCTGCGTATAGGCCGGCCCGCGCCGGATCAGCGCGCCGCCCGAATTGTTGCACACGCCGCCCACGACAGTCGCGCCGACGCTGGTCGATCCGATCACCGAATGCGGCGCGCGGCCAAGGGGGCGGATGGTCTTTTCCAACTGGTGCAGCGTCGCGCCGGGCAGGCACAGCACCTGTTTGCCGCCGTCGATCAGGTCGATGCGGTTCATGCGCATCCCGCTGATGACGACAACTTCGCGGTCATATTGATTGTCAAACGGGGTCGAGCCGCCGTTCAGCCCGGTATTGGCGGCCTGCATAATGACAATACGGCCCGATTCCACGCACAGCTTGAACACCTGCCATTGCTGCAACAGCGATCCAGGCTGCACCACCGCAATCGCCGGGCCGTCGCCGAACCGATATCCGGTGGTGAAGCGCGCCATTTTTGCGGGGGCGGTCTGCACGAATTCGGCCCCGACGATTTTGGTCAGGCGGGAGATCAGCTCGGCTGCGGCGATATCGGTCATAATGGGCCTGCGTCATGGTAAATTACCTTGACTGGCTAGGGCAGCCGCGCCCCCCGTTCAAGGGGGAAAGCTATGCTACGCGCTTTAGAACCATTGCCCCGGCTCCATCAGCCCAAGGCTGAGGAGCTGCTGCGAGTTCCATGTGAATGGTACCGAATTGTGCCACATGAAACTTTTGATATCAAAGCGCGAGCCGGGATTGCGCCGCAATGCCCGCGCTGTGCGGAACGAGGCCATGACCGCCGTTGGGCTGTGGTGCCAGGGGCAGGCATAGGTGTTGTATTCTGGGATATTCAGCCGGTGATCGGGCAACAATTGTAGCCCGCGCTTATTGCGGAAAATACTGACACGGTCGATGCGGCGATAGCGGGGCAGGACATATTCCTCGAACCGCCAGCGCAGGCCACCAAAGAAATCCAACTGCCGTTCTTCATAGTTGTTTTCCTTGTCCTTGCGTCCCAGCGCATAATAGCCGGTGCGGTCGATATAGGCATCCGACAGGCTGATACCGCTGTCGGTGCGCTGCAGGTCGCCCGGATATAGGTCGATCACATAGGTCAGCACGCTGTCGCGGCGTTCTTCGGCACAAAAGGTCGTCAATTCGGCGATCGTGCGATGTTCGCTAAAGGCATGGAACAAATATTCGGCATTATAGCTATAGTAGAACCAAACCTTTTCAGGCGCCGCATCCAGCAGCCGGTTTACGGCCAGCGGCAACCCGTTTTCCGTGAACACATCATATTCGATGTAATGCACCAGATCCGACAGTTCGGGGGCGATGACAAAGGATTTATGGCCGAAAACAATCAATACCTTAGGCCCGCGGGCAAGGTGATGGCTGATCGTGCTGTCGATCTCGATATTATCGTCGGCATAGATGATGCCGATGGGGCCTTTGGCCAATACGGCGCTGGCCCCGGTAAGAAAGTGATCGACGCTGGCGTAGCGCATGGCTGACCTTTGCTGCAACTTTAGATTGCTTGAACAAGTGATCGCCCAAAGGCCAAAGCATTGCAAGTGTAGCGCTTGCAGATTATGGCAGGACTTTAGCACGAATTCAGGGGTAGAAACGGGCCCTTGATACGAACGATCAAGCGCGGGAAGGCCCTGTGATGGACAACCAAGCCGAGAAAACCAAAAAGCTGTTCATCAAGACCTATGGCTGTCAGATGAACGTCTATGACAGCGAGCGCATGGCAGAAACGCTGGGCGCGCAGGGCTATGTCACCACAGATAACGCCGAAGAGGCGGATATGGTGCTGCTGAACACCTGTCACATCCGCGAAAAGGCGGCTGAAAAGGTCTATTCCGATCTGGGCCGCCTGAAGCCGTTGAAAGAGGCAAACCCTCAACTGAAGATCGGTGTCGCAGGCTGCGTCGCGCAGGCCGAAGGCGCCGAGATCATGCGCCGGATGCCTTTGGTCGATCTGGTCGTCGGCCCGCAAAGCTATCACAATCTGCCCGCGATGGAGGCCCGCGTTCAATCGGGCCGCCGCGCCGTCGATACGGATTTCGAGGTTGATAAGTTCACGCAACTCAAGGCGCGTCCGCGCGCCCAGCGCGGCCCGACCGCTTTCCTGACCGTGCAAGAGGGCTGCGATAAATTCTGCGCCTTCTGTGTGGTCCCCTATACGCGCGGCTCCGAAGTCAGCCGCCCCGCCGATAAGATCATCGCCGAGGCGCAGGGTCTGGTCGAGGCCGGTGTGCGCGAGATTACACTGCTGGGCCAGAATGTGAACGCATGGCACGGGCAGGGCGCCGAGGGGCTGGGCGATCTGGTGCGCCGCCTTGCGCGGATCGACGGGCTGGCCCGTATCCGCTATACGACTTCGCACCCCAATGACATGGCCGATGATCTGATCGCCGCCCATGCCGAGGAAGAAAAGCTGATGCCCTATCTGCACCTGCCG
It encodes:
- the dld gene encoding D-lactate dehydrogenase, whose amino-acid sequence is MTDIAAAELISRLTKIVGAEFVQTAPAKMARFTTGYRFGDGPAIAVVQPGSLLQQWQVFKLCVESGRIVIMQAANTGLNGGSTPFDNQYDREVVVISGMRMNRIDLIDGGKQVLCLPGATLHQLEKTIRPLGRAPHSVIGSTSVGATVVGGVCNNSGGALIRRGPAYTQLALYARVTADGRAELVNHLDITLGEAAETILARLDAGDYDATDVLFDAGKRASDPDYAQIVRDLDAPTPARYNNDPRLLDEASGSAGKLCVFAVRLDTFPSGGPSKVFYIGSNDSNELSDLRRAVLTAFQTQPVAGEYIRRDAYELAVKYGKDIFLALKYAGTERMSTLYRLKSGFDAFTKRIGLGDNLSDVMLNGLMGILPNHLPKRMNDFAAKYEHHILLRMDGTGIDEARAWLAARFPNATGDFFECTDDEADAAFRHRYAVAGSSVRYRAVHHKRLDNLVSLDMALPRNIDDWREDLPVEVRPAIEMTMAAGHFLCMVFHYDYAIKKGWDWHKVEADIIAHLAARGVEFPSEHNVGHLYDAKPALVDFYRSLDPTNTMNPGIGRTTRKRNWAN
- a CDS encoding ABC transporter permease, with translation MTYFLRRLVTFPLIMLGVSILVFVAIRLIPGDAITAMLGTESGLLTPAQRASLAAYFGIDQNWFVQYGRWIWGVVQGDFGLSTTFGRPVLDVIGDRFPMTLQLAVMSLVIALIIGLPAGIYAATRQDRLSDIILRIVAMIGQSTPNFVIGLVIIYILSAGFGILPVMGRPVRFLDDPLGSLAQLSLPALILGFSFAASVTRISRSSMLDVLGEDYVRTARAKGVKRRNVIWKHALRNALIPVVTLSGVEFGYLLGGAVIVEQIFALPGLGRVVLEAIGQRDYAMVQGSILFIALNFLVVNLLVDLLYVALDPRIRLEGR
- a CDS encoding dipeptide ABC transporter ATP-binding protein, which gives rise to MTLLSVKDLRVGFGRKSVTEVVRGVSFDLAAGEVLAIVGESGSGKSVTCSAVNRLVDFAGGQVLGGAIDFTRRDGSQVDIATAPESVMETLRGAEIGMIFQEPMTSLNPVLTIGEQVAEAFRLHHALHGAAAMAAAQKALERVRIPDAARRLRNFPHQLSGGMLQRVMIAMTLACNPRLLIADEPTTALDVTTQAQVMALLAELGRASGMGMIFITHDIGLVAAIADKVMVMQNGVAVEYGALDQILDAPQHPYTQHLLRAVPHFAGGDAVRHDNDAAAPVLLDVDGLTVRFPVSGGFLRRSAGAVHAVEGIGFTLRRGETLGIVGESGSGKSTTARAILNLVPVLRGEVRGNADGAVQMVFQNPNASLNPRLKVAEILAEPVIARNKTLSDADRAQMQRLIARVGLPEDSLTRYPHQFSGGQRQRICIARALMLNPKVLVLDEAVSALDVSVQAKVLELLVDLQQEFGLAYLFVSHDMAVIERIVHRVAVMFAGQMVEVGAAKSVLSNPQHSYTQHLIAAVPSTHRRHQDFALNTTEIPSLVRPKGYEPAAPRWVQHGPDHMSRSEV
- a CDS encoding GNAT family N-acetyltransferase, which codes for MKLSFTLTDAPDAAMRDRLGAALAAFNAGDAGPSEKRDLVIFVQDEAGVLRAGLNGFTAWGWLYTQWLWVDEAARGQGMARRLLDMAEAEARARGCHGAWIDTFSPHALHVYQRAGYAVFGVLPDFPPGRARSFLQKSL
- a CDS encoding ABC transporter permease, which encodes MLKRIWQHPSGRIGGLIVLVFLVLAVMGLTGLTPHDPLQQFRIDRMRAPNGTYLMGTDLFGRDVLSRLMMAVGQSFIVAFASVAIAAVIGTVLGLLAAWFGGNTDGGIMRGMDVLLAFPSILLAMLIITVLGAGLWTSIFAIALVYMPIFTRVVRGPALSLKSRDFVDAARTFGSSRSYILRRHLMLNLIAPLTVQVTLALAWSFLTEAGLSFLGLGVQPPAPSLGLMLSESRNMMEMAPWMMAFPALTIMLIILGFNLLGDALRDILDPRAQERTA
- a CDS encoding ABC transporter substrate-binding protein yields the protein MTFLNATRLSGLALAACGALAAMPASAEVLRFAWAQDATGIDPHKQTAFPSLRLMELVYEPLVRLDADLNIVSAIAESWEFTNDSQTLTFKLDPDAKFSDGTQVTAADVKATFERILDEATGASARANFGAIASIDTPDDLTVVFNLSLADVPLLTAMSSANASIVPAAAIADGSVGTSVVGSGPFTLTAWEPNSRASLGVNEHWAGGDVSYDGIEISVLPDESAILASLRAGQTDFALLNDPLIATLVPSQAGLTLNRTPQLSYHVLQLNASRPPFDNLAVRQAISCAIDRQDVLDTAMIGEGSVTGPLTMPAYRTDPANLFCYEQDIEQARALMAEAGFADGFSTTVVVATGEPPTAASEAQVIQSQLAEIGISIDIKMMELSVYVDTWLKGDFDMAVALNGGQPDPFTMYNRYWTKAGNLQGVAGYIDDELDELMQAGRAESDLDARREIFAAFEAHLAEAAPWVWLYTAYAYSALRDNVTGFVPTPQGSLFSLSSVTLN
- a CDS encoding anhydro-N-acetylmuramic acid kinase, whose product is MAEAIWSVGLMTGTVLDGNIDVALLRTDGETISEFGRYTLAPYPRATRDLLEETLAAARVWNFEGPEPAIFAEAEDVLTRAQSQAVMDLVTSAGLEMSDIGIIGFHGQSVLHRAPTPDRIGQTRQLGNGALMAQITGTRVAYDFRSRDMEFGGQGAPLACAYHAALLRGADTRDEAAILNLGGVANVTWTDGADQVIGFDTGPANAPLNDWVKLHGAGDMDVGGALGAAGHVDEDRLSALLQHPYLSKAYPKSLDRFDFTADMAKGLSLEDGAATLTAFTAGAVGRALDMLPHRPSNIFVSGGGRHNPTLMRMIEERARVTARPAEDLGWRGDAVEAECFAFLAVRVLRGLPISFPTTTGAPQPLTGGRLAP
- a CDS encoding serine hydrolase domain-containing protein; translation: MTPFDQAFAAVEQHINTGRIPGAVLGLVTRDGTRHFRAVGHAQTVPEARPMTTGTWFDLASVSKVIFTTARILQLAVQGKIDLDAPITSVIPDFRQYDPKCWERQVTFRDCLGHATAFPAVEPIYTYGDDPQRLRAFVLQREWRRLEAPVYSDINYILLGIALERLAGKTIRQMDAGPGFAFSADPSHAAATEYCTLRQRILVGEVHDENCWALQGSGHAGLFGTADAVLGFAADLLSREDDADVRLMRQTVTGHRTHGWEKPFEGWSGGGKCSEDTIGHTGFTGTGLWVDFARGHAWTLLTNRVHPTRHFDSGIFALRQEVGDLING
- the trpA gene encoding tryptophan synthase subunit alpha codes for the protein MSRIDAKFAQLRAEGRKAFVSYVMAGDPDYETSLEIVKGLPAAGVDIIELGMPFTDPMADGLTIQAAGQRALDGGQTLEKTLDIVRALRKVDNTTPVVMMGYYNPIYSRGVTRFLSDAREAGIDGLIVVDLPPEEDSELCIPARDYDINFIRLATPTTDNARLPTVLQNTSGFVYYVSVNGITGTAAASAAAVGPEVARIKAATDLPVIVGFGIRSPEAAESIASVADGCVIGSAIVAQIADGKPVSEVLSFVADLAAGAHRA